The Candidatus Hydrogenedentota bacterium genome window below encodes:
- a CDS encoding N-acetyl sugar amidotransferase, which yields MTTQLCTRCIMDASVPGIRFDAQGVCNYCHIHDRLLVEFPTGEEGARILQEIAAKIRKAGKGRKYDCVVGVSGGRDTSYCLYYTKEIMNLRPLAVHFDNGWDSETAKTNLSRVCDALDVDLHTIIMDWPESRELTNCTIRACVPYIDLTDDVGIASALYRTAAKENVRYIILSHSFREEGITPLAWNYMDARYTRALIKRFCAIPLVHFKNVDIHHMLYWSLVKGIRIVNITNYYDDTGDKIEKLLTDRFGWIDTGQHHMDNEMFALVYYYARHKFGFDWRIVELAAKVRTGVVSRDEALQALQTIPFFENEELVNYCLKKQGFSREEFDRILAAPNKYFYDYPTYYPLLRFMRLPIKLLCRAHVFPAHAYEKYFEAI from the coding sequence GCTTCGGTGCCGGGCATCCGGTTCGACGCGCAGGGTGTGTGCAACTACTGCCACATTCATGACCGTCTGCTCGTGGAATTTCCCACCGGCGAGGAAGGCGCGCGCATTTTGCAGGAAATCGCCGCCAAGATCCGCAAGGCCGGCAAGGGCCGCAAGTACGATTGCGTTGTCGGCGTCAGCGGCGGGCGCGACACCTCCTATTGCCTTTATTACACGAAGGAGATCATGAATCTGCGCCCGCTCGCGGTGCATTTCGACAACGGCTGGGATTCCGAGACGGCCAAGACGAATCTAAGCCGCGTGTGCGACGCGCTCGATGTGGACCTGCACACGATCATCATGGACTGGCCGGAGTCGCGCGAACTCACGAACTGCACAATCCGCGCCTGCGTGCCCTATATTGACCTTACCGACGACGTCGGCATCGCCAGCGCGCTATATCGAACGGCCGCGAAGGAAAACGTCCGGTATATCATCCTCAGCCACTCGTTTCGCGAAGAAGGCATCACGCCGCTCGCGTGGAACTACATGGACGCGCGCTACACCCGCGCGCTCATCAAACGCTTCTGCGCCATACCCCTCGTTCACTTTAAAAACGTGGACATCCACCACATGCTCTACTGGAGCCTTGTTAAAGGCATCCGGATTGTCAACATCACGAACTACTACGACGACACGGGCGACAAAATCGAGAAACTGCTGACGGATCGTTTCGGTTGGATTGACACCGGCCAGCACCACATGGACAACGAGATGTTCGCGCTCGTCTATTACTACGCGCGCCACAAGTTCGGGTTCGACTGGCGCATCGTCGAGCTGGCCGCCAAGGTCCGGACCGGCGTCGTTTCCCGCGACGAGGCGCTCCAGGCCCTTCAGACGATCCCCTTCTTTGAGAACGAGGAACTTGTCAATTACTGTCTCAAGAAACAGGGATTTTCCCGCGAGGAATTCGATCGGATTCTTGCCGCGCCCAACAAGTATTTTTACGACTATCCAACGTATTACCCGTTGCTGCGGTTCATGCGCCTGCCCATCAAACTGCTGTGCCGGGCGCACGTCTTCCCCGCGCATGCCTATGAGAAATACTTCGAGGCAATTTGA
- a CDS encoding acetyl-CoA hydrolase/transferase C-terminal domain-containing protein: protein MSSVMDEYRSKRISADEAAAMVKSGDTVDYYAFNASSQYLDAALAKRAGELENVTIRSELRLAPPMQVFMADSSGKSFRLNSLFKGPFENIVPDACCSPIPSRLGHYETIFRAGDMHTDIASFMVSPPDDDGYLYFFPSPALAKADVDTAKCFMAEINETYTPFRGDEHRRIHISEVDYIIEGDNPPVLDIPSPPSTDTDAKIADFVAREIPNGACIQIGYGSVPNAVANLIAHSDLKDLGVQTEMLPEGIMTLYEAGKINGVKKAVDKGLITASFVLGPKRLVEFVRDCPDVYMCTASYTNNPWIIGQHENFISVNGCLEVDLYGQVNSECVVNRTISGTGGQLDFVLGAGISKGGKAILCTPSTYTRKDGTVVSRIVASFAPGTVVTTPRSCVHYVCTEYGIVNLRGRNLWERAELLAGIAHPDFREDLIHQAETLLLKHK from the coding sequence ATGTCAAGTGTAATGGATGAATACCGGAGCAAGCGCATCAGCGCCGATGAAGCCGCGGCCATGGTCAAGTCGGGCGACACCGTGGACTATTATGCGTTCAACGCGAGTTCGCAATATCTCGACGCGGCGCTGGCGAAGCGGGCCGGCGAGTTGGAAAACGTGACCATCCGCAGCGAACTCCGCCTTGCCCCCCCGATGCAGGTATTCATGGCCGATTCCTCCGGCAAGTCGTTCCGATTGAACTCGCTGTTCAAGGGACCCTTCGAAAACATCGTCCCCGACGCCTGCTGTTCGCCGATTCCTTCGCGTCTCGGTCATTATGAAACAATATTCCGGGCCGGCGACATGCACACGGATATCGCTTCCTTCATGGTCAGCCCGCCCGACGACGACGGTTACCTGTACTTTTTCCCGTCGCCGGCGCTGGCCAAGGCCGACGTGGACACGGCCAAATGTTTCATGGCCGAAATCAACGAGACGTATACCCCCTTCCGCGGCGATGAACACCGCCGCATCCATATTTCTGAGGTGGATTACATCATCGAGGGCGACAACCCGCCGGTTCTCGACATTCCAAGTCCGCCATCCACCGACACCGACGCCAAGATTGCGGACTTTGTCGCGCGCGAAATCCCAAACGGCGCCTGCATCCAGATCGGTTACGGCAGCGTGCCCAACGCCGTCGCCAACCTAATTGCCCATTCCGATCTCAAGGATTTGGGCGTGCAGACCGAAATGCTGCCGGAAGGCATCATGACGCTCTACGAGGCGGGCAAAATCAATGGCGTGAAGAAAGCCGTGGACAAGGGCTTGATTACGGCCAGTTTCGTGCTTGGCCCCAAGCGACTGGTGGAATTTGTGCGCGATTGCCCCGATGTGTACATGTGCACGGCCAGTTACACAAACAACCCGTGGATCATCGGACAACATGAAAATTTCATTTCGGTGAACGGGTGCCTTGAAGTTGACCTGTACGGGCAGGTCAATTCGGAATGCGTGGTCAACCGCACCATCAGCGGAACGGGCGGCCAGCTCGATTTCGTGCTGGGCGCGGGCATCTCGAAAGGCGGAAAGGCCATCCTTTGCACCCCCTCGACGTATACACGAAAGGACGGAACCGTGGTGTCGCGCATCGTGGCGTCGTTCGCGCCCGGCACGGTCGTGACCACCCCGCGCAGTTGCGTCCATTACGTCTGCACCGAATACGGCATCGTGAACCTGCGGGGACGCAACCTCTGGGAACGCGCCGAACTGCTTGCCGGCATCGCCCACCCCGATTTCCGCGAGGATCTCATCCACCAGGCCGAAACCTTGCTCCTGAAACACAAATAA